Proteins co-encoded in one Campylobacter jejuni genomic window:
- the moeA gene encoding molybdopterin molybdotransferase MoeA — protein sequence MKNIFETLKDLENQISCLDESELISLEKAKDRILAKDLYARKNLPSFDNAALDGYAFNYTDINEALEIKGTIFAGDKNFYTVAKNECYKIMTGAKMPKNADTILMLEDEYIEENKLIIKKAPKQYNAYRYKGEELKKGEILLQKGTKLNDKHIALLASQGLYKIEVIRKIRIGIFSSGNELKEPWQECDEESIYNANALPLLTMLQNVSYLGIIKDNFKSTKEALENTNFDLLITSGGASVGEADFMEKALDELGFTPLFKGLKARPARPTKLYRKGENFVLILPGNPMAAYLSCFIFAKKIIALLSGNLDNPLKFHATMGMDLKLKSGRNNLILGNLEKDIFTPFNENKFGSGMILPLIKSEFLLISEENTGELKKGDEITLLKI from the coding sequence ATGAAAAATATCTTTGAAACCTTAAAAGACTTAGAAAATCAAATTTCATGTTTAGATGAAAGTGAGCTTATTAGCCTTGAAAAAGCAAAGGATAGAATTTTAGCTAAAGATTTATACGCTAGAAAAAATCTACCTAGTTTTGACAATGCTGCTCTTGATGGCTATGCTTTTAATTATACTGATATCAATGAGGCTTTGGAGATTAAAGGGACTATTTTTGCAGGAGATAAAAATTTTTATACAGTTGCTAAGAATGAATGCTATAAAATCATGACAGGGGCTAAAATGCCCAAAAATGCTGATACTATCTTAATGTTAGAAGATGAGTATATAGAAGAAAATAAACTCATCATTAAAAAAGCCCCTAAACAATACAATGCCTATCGCTATAAAGGCGAAGAATTAAAAAAAGGTGAAATTTTACTTCAAAAAGGCACCAAACTTAATGATAAACATATCGCCCTGCTTGCTTCTCAAGGCCTTTATAAAATAGAAGTCATAAGAAAAATTCGCATAGGTATTTTTTCAAGTGGAAATGAGCTAAAAGAACCTTGGCAAGAATGCGATGAAGAAAGTATTTATAATGCCAATGCTTTGCCTTTACTAACCATGCTTCAAAATGTTTCTTATTTAGGTATTATCAAAGATAATTTTAAAAGCACTAAAGAGGCTTTAGAAAATACAAATTTTGATCTTTTAATCACTTCAGGAGGTGCAAGCGTTGGCGAGGCTGATTTTATGGAAAAAGCTTTAGATGAATTAGGCTTTACTCCGCTTTTTAAAGGACTAAAAGCACGCCCTGCAAGACCTACTAAGCTTTATAGAAAAGGTGAAAATTTCGTATTGATTTTACCAGGAAATCCTATGGCAGCTTATCTTTCTTGTTTTATTTTTGCTAAAAAAATTATTGCTTTATTAAGTGGAAACCTAGACAATCCTTTAAAATTTCATGCTACAATGGGTATGGATTTAAAGCTTAAAAGTGGAAGAAACAATCTCATTTTAGGAAATTTAGAAAAAGATATTTTTACACCATTTAATGAAAATAAATTTGGATCTGGTATGATACTTCCACTTATTAAAAGTGAGTTTTTACTTATAAGTGAAGAAAATACAGGTGAATTAAAAAAAGGTGATGAAATCACGCTTTTAAAAATATAA
- the murA gene encoding UDP-N-acetylglucosamine 1-carboxyvinyltransferase — translation MTYLEIEGTNHLSGNVTISGAKNAALPLIVSSILAKNEVKINNVPNVADIKTLISLLENLGAKVNFQNNSALLNTNTLNQTIAKYDIVRKMRASILTLGPLLARFGHCEVSLPGGCAIGQRPIDLHLLALEKMGANIQIKQGYVVASGNLKGNEILFDKITVTGSENIIMAAALAKGKTKLLNVAKEPEVVQLCEVLKDAGLEIKGIGTDELEIYGSDGELLEFKEFSVIPDRIEAGTYLCAGAITNSKITLDKVNATHLSAVLAKLHQMGFETLIAEDSITLLPAKEIKPVEIMTSEYPGFPTDMQAQFMALALKANGTSIIDERLFENRFMHVSELLRMGADIKLNGHIATIVGGKELNAADVMATDLRASSALILAALAAKGTSKVHRIYHLDRGYENLEEKFKDLGVKITRLEE, via the coding sequence ATGACTTATCTAGAAATCGAAGGCACAAATCATCTAAGCGGAAATGTTACAATAAGCGGAGCAAAAAATGCTGCCCTACCCTTGATCGTTTCAAGCATACTTGCTAAAAATGAAGTAAAAATCAACAATGTTCCTAATGTTGCTGATATAAAAACTCTTATATCTTTGCTAGAAAATTTAGGAGCTAAGGTCAATTTTCAAAACAATAGTGCCTTATTAAACACAAACACTCTTAATCAAACCATAGCTAAATATGACATTGTGCGTAAAATGCGTGCTTCTATACTTACTCTAGGGCCTTTACTTGCTCGTTTTGGGCATTGTGAAGTATCTTTGCCTGGTGGATGTGCTATAGGACAAAGACCTATTGATTTACATCTTTTAGCCTTGGAAAAAATGGGGGCAAATATACAAATTAAACAAGGCTATGTCGTAGCTAGTGGAAATTTAAAAGGCAATGAAATTCTTTTTGATAAAATCACGGTTACAGGTAGTGAAAACATCATCATGGCAGCAGCTTTAGCTAAAGGTAAAACCAAGCTCTTAAATGTTGCAAAAGAACCCGAAGTAGTTCAACTTTGCGAAGTTTTAAAAGACGCAGGACTTGAAATCAAAGGCATAGGTACAGATGAACTTGAAATTTATGGTAGCGATGGAGAACTTTTAGAATTTAAAGAATTTAGCGTTATACCTGATAGAATTGAGGCAGGAACTTATCTTTGTGCAGGGGCTATTACAAATTCTAAAATTACTTTAGATAAAGTTAACGCCACTCATCTTAGTGCAGTTTTAGCAAAACTTCATCAAATGGGTTTTGAAACTTTGATTGCAGAAGATAGTATCACCCTACTTCCTGCTAAAGAAATTAAACCTGTAGAAATCATGACAAGTGAATATCCAGGCTTTCCAACCGATATGCAAGCACAGTTTATGGCACTAGCTTTAAAAGCTAATGGAACTAGTATTATTGATGAAAGACTATTTGAAAATCGTTTCATGCATGTAAGTGAACTTTTAAGAATGGGTGCAGATATTAAACTAAATGGTCATATTGCCACCATAGTAGGCGGAAAAGAACTTAACGCTGCTGATGTCATGGCTACAGATTTGCGTGCTTCTTCAGCCCTTATCTTAGCAGCTCTTGCAGCTAAAGGCACAAGCAAAGTCCATAGAATTTACCATCTTGATAGGGGTTATGAAAATTTAGAAGAAAAATTTAAAGATTTGGGTGTGAAAATCACAAGGCTTGAAGAATGA
- the fspA2 gene encoding flagellum-secreted nonflagellar protein FspA2, protein MKIDTLTKNFSNYQTQINKNNDLASNVHSDNVVKIQISDEARSLSQTNSKNEKEYEIKVSQEKIENHKDQNSIQNSKGGVNPALEALIAKLAEILAKIAELAQKMTNANEQMKTTFQKQIDVLKSQADVIQAQIQELQSQQA, encoded by the coding sequence ATGAAAATAGATACTTTGACAAAAAATTTTAGCAATTATCAAACACAAATAAACAAAAACAATGATTTGGCAAGTAATGTTCATAGTGACAATGTGGTTAAAATTCAAATTTCAGATGAAGCAAGAAGCTTAAGTCAAACAAATTCAAAAAATGAAAAAGAATATGAAATCAAAGTAAGTCAAGAAAAAATAGAAAACCACAAAGACCAAAATTCCATTCAAAATAGCAAAGGTGGCGTAAATCCCGCATTAGAGGCTTTAATAGCAAAATTAGCTGAAATTTTAGCTAAAATTGCAGAACTTGCTCAAAAAATGACAAACGCTAACGAACAAATGAAAACGACATTTCAAAAACAAATTGATGTGCTAAAATCTCAAGCAGATGTAATTCAAGCTCAAATTCAAGAACTCCAAAGCCAACAAGCTTGA
- the pabA gene encoding anthranilate synthase component II yields MKKILFIDNYDSFSYTIIYYLKELGFECKVIKNDAFKKAKELEKFDFTHLIISPGPHSPKESKLSLKAIKYFKKNKKILGICLGHQCIAEIFGGKVSKMQNPMHGKISKLYFKKDPIFKGIKQEIEICLYHSLHISSMPEKCKILAHNSENIIMAIKHKKYPIYGLQFHPEAVLTQKGKKILKNFMKL; encoded by the coding sequence ATGAAGAAAATTTTATTTATAGATAATTATGATTCTTTTAGTTACACCATCATCTATTATCTTAAAGAACTTGGTTTTGAATGTAAAGTGATAAAAAACGATGCCTTTAAAAAAGCCAAAGAATTAGAAAAATTTGATTTTACTCATCTTATCATTTCTCCTGGTCCTCATTCTCCTAAGGAATCTAAATTAAGCTTAAAAGCAATCAAATATTTTAAAAAAAATAAAAAAATTTTAGGCATATGTTTAGGACATCAGTGTATAGCTGAAATTTTTGGCGGTAAGGTTTCTAAAATGCAAAATCCCATGCATGGTAAAATTTCTAAACTTTATTTTAAAAAAGATCCTATTTTTAAGGGTATTAAACAAGAAATTGAAATTTGCTTATATCATTCTTTACACATTAGCTCCATGCCTGAAAAATGCAAAATTTTAGCTCATAATTCAGAAAATATTATTATGGCAATTAAACATAAAAAATATCCTATTTATGGATTACAATTTCACCCCGAAGCAGTTTTAACTCAAAAAGGCAAAAAAATACTTAAAAACTTTATGAAACTTTAG